A section of the Thermotoga caldifontis AZM44c09 genome encodes:
- the rsfS gene encoding ribosome silencing factor has translation MELLKKLFDLLNEKEAINPVVLDMRKTPMPADFFVIATANSQTHMNTLRDAVVEFFLLNNHSLIYYDKGEGYDWLLIDAGDIVVHVFTARGREFYDLEGLWSDAAKLFQA, from the coding sequence ATGGAACTTTTGAAGAAGCTCTTTGACCTGCTGAACGAGAAAGAAGCGATCAATCCCGTGGTGCTCGATATGAGAAAAACTCCGATGCCTGCAGATTTCTTCGTGATCGCCACGGCGAACTCCCAAACGCACATGAACACACTCAGAGATGCCGTGGTCGAGTTTTTTCTGCTCAACAACCACTCGCTGATCTACTATGACAAGGGTGAAGGTTACGACTGGCTGCTGATAGATGCGGGAGACATCGTCGTCCACGTGTTCACGGCACGTGGGAGGGAGTTTTACGATCTCGAAGGACTCTGGAGCGATGCGGCCAAGCTCTTTCAAGCTTGA
- a CDS encoding TldD/PmbA family protein has translation MRGETFYRNLFRLMNEHFIGMKFLAVVWEQDQSLTRFANSRIHQNVAEKKASLSVLVTKDNKLALATSNDLTVSGLKSLRERLEKMLEFATPLDYNFKLPDVSVGYPVENVAESLKKVFAEQRASIFDRMLRIAGEDVLLFGYVSDNVTENVIMSSNGTFLYQSFGGVSFNVVAMCDSGSGYASGVAKSYEELNVDEKVERAVRFAKMSKSPVEIDPGTYTVILGPEAVSDLFMYFAWLCTNGYTYELKLSPSVKYLGNKVGPDELNVYDDPTHPMQLPLMYDLCGKKREKMPIIENGVFKNVFYSHGAALRFNRKPTGHTLSLDDLDSSTPANLVVAAGSASVEDMIKNTDRGIYVNRFHYMNIVDPQQAMFTGMTRDGTFIVEKGQLTKAVKNMRFNVKFFDFTQNIEAISKEIESVASEYFPQVAPYMKVKNFNFTSKTA, from the coding sequence ATGAGGGGCGAAACGTTCTATAGAAATCTGTTCAGGCTCATGAACGAACACTTCATCGGGATGAAGTTTCTCGCGGTGGTCTGGGAGCAAGACCAATCACTCACGCGCTTCGCAAACAGCAGGATCCATCAGAACGTGGCCGAGAAGAAGGCGTCTCTGTCTGTGCTCGTGACGAAGGACAACAAGCTGGCTCTGGCAACGAGCAACGATCTGACAGTTTCCGGACTGAAATCTCTCAGAGAAAGGTTAGAAAAGATGCTGGAGTTCGCAACCCCGCTGGACTACAACTTCAAACTCCCCGACGTCTCCGTCGGTTATCCGGTTGAGAACGTGGCAGAATCGCTCAAAAAAGTTTTTGCGGAGCAGAGGGCCAGCATCTTCGATCGCATGCTCAGGATCGCGGGCGAAGATGTGCTCTTGTTCGGGTACGTCAGCGACAACGTGACGGAGAACGTGATCATGAGTTCGAACGGTACCTTCCTGTACCAGTCCTTCGGAGGTGTGTCGTTCAACGTCGTTGCGATGTGCGACTCCGGCAGCGGTTACGCCTCGGGTGTGGCGAAGAGCTACGAGGAACTGAACGTGGACGAGAAAGTGGAACGCGCCGTGAGGTTCGCGAAGATGTCTAAAAGCCCAGTTGAGATAGACCCGGGCACCTACACCGTGATTCTGGGACCCGAGGCTGTGAGCGATCTGTTCATGTACTTCGCCTGGCTGTGCACGAACGGCTACACTTACGAGCTCAAGCTCAGTCCCTCCGTGAAGTACCTTGGAAACAAGGTCGGCCCGGACGAGCTGAACGTTTACGATGATCCGACGCATCCCATGCAGCTGCCACTGATGTACGATCTGTGCGGTAAGAAGAGAGAGAAGATGCCCATCATAGAGAACGGTGTGTTCAAAAACGTCTTCTACTCACACGGTGCGGCGCTGAGGTTCAACAGAAAGCCCACGGGCCACACCCTGAGCCTGGACGATCTGGACAGCAGCACGCCAGCCAATCTGGTCGTCGCGGCGGGAAGTGCATCCGTCGAAGACATGATAAAGAACACCGATAGAGGAATCTACGTGAACAGGTTCCATTACATGAACATCGTCGATCCGCAGCAGGCCATGTTCACGGGTATGACGCGCGATGGAACGTTCATCGTTGAGAAAGGTCAACTCACGAAGGCTGTCAAGAACATGAGGTTCAACGTGAAGTTCTTTGACTTCACTCAGAACATCGAGGCGATCTCGAAAGAGATCGAATCGGTCGCGTCCGAGTACTTCCCACAGGTCGCACCGTACATGAAGGTGAAGAACTTCAATTTCACCTCGAAGACCGCGTGA
- the plsX gene encoding phosphate acyltransferase PlsX: MPRIGLDVMGGDRAPVEIVEGARLFLADKKCELVLIGTKEALSGIDGVEKVEVSDFLPMDVKPTEVVRRKNSSMHVGLQLLKEKRIDAFVSAGNTGALLAGATLIVGRLETVDRPALAIPVPSLNGFTVLIDAGANVRVRPEHILDFAIMGVAYARVLGKENPKVGLLNVGEEETKGDETTKEAFQLLKDHLPENFLGNVEGHDINTGKVDVVVCDGFSGNVAMKTMEGTAKLIVTTLKNEIKSAGLFEKLGALMLSKTLRKMMERLDPRTYGGGFILGVRGLVVKAHGSSDRKAIRNALEVALKGVQMDLVEKIAGGIARVRDSGVGG; encoded by the coding sequence ATGCCGAGAATAGGTCTTGACGTCATGGGAGGAGACAGGGCGCCCGTTGAAATCGTTGAGGGCGCCAGGTTGTTCCTTGCAGACAAAAAATGCGAACTCGTCCTGATCGGAACGAAGGAAGCGTTGAGCGGCATAGACGGAGTAGAAAAGGTTGAAGTGAGCGACTTCCTTCCCATGGACGTCAAGCCGACCGAAGTCGTCCGCAGAAAAAATTCTTCCATGCACGTGGGGCTTCAGCTTTTGAAGGAAAAGAGGATCGATGCCTTCGTCAGCGCCGGAAACACCGGCGCTTTGCTTGCTGGTGCGACCCTCATAGTTGGTAGACTTGAAACGGTCGACAGGCCTGCGCTCGCGATTCCCGTTCCCTCGCTCAACGGTTTCACCGTCCTCATAGACGCGGGTGCGAACGTCAGGGTGAGACCCGAGCACATACTGGATTTTGCGATCATGGGCGTTGCGTACGCGAGGGTGCTGGGTAAAGAGAATCCGAAGGTAGGGCTACTCAACGTAGGTGAGGAAGAGACCAAGGGCGATGAAACGACGAAGGAGGCGTTCCAGCTTTTGAAGGATCACCTTCCCGAGAATTTCTTGGGAAACGTTGAGGGGCACGACATAAACACTGGAAAAGTTGACGTGGTCGTGTGCGACGGCTTTTCTGGAAACGTGGCCATGAAGACGATGGAAGGCACCGCGAAATTGATCGTCACGACGCTGAAGAACGAGATCAAGAGTGCGGGTTTGTTTGAAAAACTCGGCGCGCTGATGCTCTCAAAGACTCTGCGAAAGATGATGGAGAGGCTCGATCCGAGGACCTACGGTGGAGGTTTCATTCTCGGTGTGAGAGGTTTGGTCGTGAAAGCGCACGGTTCTTCGGACAGAAAAGCGATAAGAAACGCTTTAGAGGTCGCACTGAAAGGAGTGCAGATGGACTTGGTTGAGAAGATCGCCGGAGGGATCGCACGTGTGCGGGATAGTGGGGTTGGTGGGTGA
- a CDS encoding BadF/BadG/BcrA/BcrD ATPase family protein: MTILGLDGGGTSLKATVAKDGRVMKRKSFEKGVNMSAVSAEELEKVIRDVRGWSGPVDEVRAGFSGAGDPERRMVLENILEKVFPKAKRIVMSDAEAVLACCYDGKPIVVAIAGTGSIVVGVDETGRFVRAGGWGHLFDDEASAFSIVKSLISEALLHVDGLAGHDPVFYELLNHFNFDRLEQLANLQRLPDFKEKIASFAKVMPNTPLVKRIIKTELKLFTDRVRQVLASTNASKVFGFGGMFQNEEYRRTFCSLLKDVEFELLKLNVDEALATRSELRVEFR, from the coding sequence ATGACGATCCTCGGGCTGGACGGTGGCGGTACAAGCCTGAAGGCCACGGTCGCGAAGGATGGCCGGGTGATGAAGAGGAAAAGCTTCGAAAAGGGTGTGAACATGAGTGCGGTGAGCGCTGAAGAATTAGAAAAAGTGATCAGGGACGTCAGGGGCTGGTCCGGGCCCGTGGACGAGGTCAGGGCTGGTTTTTCGGGCGCGGGTGATCCTGAAAGAAGGATGGTTCTTGAAAATATCCTTGAGAAAGTCTTTCCGAAGGCTAAGCGGATCGTCATGTCGGACGCAGAAGCCGTCCTGGCGTGTTGCTACGATGGTAAGCCGATCGTTGTGGCGATCGCGGGGACAGGTTCGATCGTGGTCGGCGTGGACGAAACGGGCAGATTCGTGCGCGCCGGTGGTTGGGGACATCTGTTCGACGACGAGGCGAGTGCGTTCAGCATAGTGAAAAGCCTCATCTCAGAAGCGCTGCTCCACGTGGATGGCCTTGCGGGACACGATCCGGTCTTCTACGAACTCTTGAACCACTTCAACTTTGACAGGCTCGAGCAGCTCGCCAACCTGCAGAGACTCCCCGACTTCAAAGAAAAGATCGCTTCGTTCGCTAAAGTGATGCCGAACACGCCTCTGGTTAAAAGGATCATCAAGACAGAGCTGAAGCTCTTCACAGACAGAGTCCGTCAGGTCCTGGCCAGCACGAACGCTTCGAAAGTTTTCGGCTTCGGTGGTATGTTCCAGAACGAAGAATACAGAAGAACGTTCTGTTCGCTCCTGAAAGACGTGGAGTTCGAACTGCTGAAACTGAACGTCGATGAAGCGTTGGCAACGCGGAGCGAGCTCAGGGTCGAATTCAGATAA
- a CDS encoding YceD family protein has product MSALDWTISVEDVLLKRRLILNGIFEADYIDAPNARCRVVEPIQVKIVVVAARDGIAVGGYARTVIEHPCDRCLKPVLLPINGTIEALYKPVSQMPTSEEEELNSLRNVLYYDSDQIDLTDRIIEAIVVDIPMKVLCSENCKGLCPYCGADLNEEENHRCVEQDFDPRWKKLFLVKQNLTKEG; this is encoded by the coding sequence GTGAGTGCGTTGGACTGGACGATAAGCGTTGAAGACGTTCTGCTCAAAAGAAGGCTGATCCTGAACGGTATCTTCGAAGCAGACTACATAGACGCACCGAATGCACGCTGCAGGGTCGTCGAACCGATTCAGGTGAAGATCGTCGTGGTCGCTGCCCGTGACGGTATAGCGGTTGGTGGCTACGCGAGGACGGTCATCGAGCACCCGTGCGACAGGTGCTTGAAACCCGTGCTTCTCCCGATCAACGGCACCATCGAAGCACTGTACAAACCAGTCTCACAGATGCCAACGAGCGAAGAAGAGGAGTTGAACTCGCTCAGGAACGTGCTATACTACGATTCGGACCAGATAGATCTGACGGACAGAATCATCGAAGCGATCGTGGTCGATATACCGATGAAGGTGCTCTGCAGCGAGAACTGTAAGGGACTGTGTCCTTACTGCGGTGCCGATCTGAACGAAGAGGAAAACCACAGATGTGTTGAGCAGGACTTCGATCCGAGATGGAAAAAACTCTTCCTCGTGAAGCAGAACCTGACGAAGGAGGGCTGA
- the glmS gene encoding glutamine--fructose-6-phosphate transaminase (isomerizing) codes for MCGIVGLVGEVTVSDLVEALERLEYRGYDSAGVAFLRNSDLHIEKNKGKVEVLKGKLSQLLGERIPIGIAHTRWATHGEPNDINAHPHTDCHTRLCVVHNGIIENFKELRRRLEEVGHRFVSDTDTEVIPHLIEEYYTSDLVEAVRKAVKLLEGSFAIAVMHVDHPDLIVGARKGSPLILTIGEKVAGVASDVTPLLKYSRDMVFLEDGDMFWVSNHGFEVFDVMGRKRDRKMLRVEWSYETAQKSGYKHYMLKEIFEEPSAVAATLSGRIKNNRVNLPEIEELHETLKNSKVLKVVACGTSSYAALSFKYFLENLCDVSVDVEVSSEFRYKRPNFDDKTILIAVSQSGETADTLESVRLARSKGAKILAVTNVVGSTLMRESDFTLLLNAGPEISVAATKSYVTQLVLLYLLGLKIVELKGEWNENTARILDGLLRLPEVLDATLSRAEQIREVALKYKGFQHFMYIGRGIGYPTALEGALKLKEISYIHATAYPAGELKHGPIALLGPDFPVFAISPCDVLYNKVKNNMIECKARKAKLIALTSDDCEDVNEIADDVLSVNTYHEQLYPVLMAPVIQLFAYYIADSLGHDPDKPRNLAKSVTVE; via the coding sequence GTGTGCGGGATAGTGGGGTTGGTGGGTGAGGTCACCGTTTCGGATCTTGTGGAAGCTCTCGAGAGGCTCGAATACAGGGGTTACGATTCGGCTGGCGTTGCTTTTCTTCGAAATTCAGACCTCCACATAGAGAAGAACAAGGGCAAGGTGGAGGTTCTCAAGGGAAAACTCTCGCAGCTTCTCGGTGAGAGGATCCCGATCGGCATCGCGCACACGCGCTGGGCGACGCACGGAGAACCGAACGATATCAACGCGCACCCTCACACGGACTGCCACACCAGACTCTGCGTTGTGCACAATGGAATCATAGAGAACTTCAAAGAGCTTCGAAGGAGGCTCGAAGAAGTCGGCCACAGGTTCGTCTCTGACACCGACACGGAAGTGATCCCGCACTTGATCGAAGAGTACTACACGTCGGACCTGGTTGAGGCGGTGCGAAAGGCTGTGAAACTGCTCGAAGGAAGCTTCGCCATAGCGGTGATGCACGTGGACCATCCAGACCTCATAGTGGGCGCGAGGAAAGGTTCTCCACTGATCTTGACGATCGGTGAAAAGGTTGCAGGTGTCGCTTCGGACGTGACGCCCTTGTTGAAGTACTCCAGAGACATGGTGTTCTTAGAGGATGGAGACATGTTCTGGGTGAGCAACCACGGGTTTGAGGTCTTCGACGTGATGGGGAGAAAAAGGGATCGAAAGATGCTGAGGGTGGAATGGTCCTACGAAACGGCACAGAAGTCTGGCTACAAGCATTACATGCTCAAGGAGATCTTCGAGGAACCCTCCGCGGTTGCGGCGACACTCTCTGGAAGGATCAAGAACAACAGGGTGAACTTACCAGAGATAGAAGAACTGCACGAAACGCTCAAGAATTCGAAGGTTTTGAAGGTGGTTGCATGCGGCACGAGTAGCTATGCGGCGCTGTCTTTCAAGTATTTTCTCGAGAATCTGTGCGATGTCAGCGTGGATGTGGAGGTCTCTTCGGAGTTCAGATACAAAAGACCAAACTTCGACGATAAAACGATCCTGATCGCCGTTTCTCAGTCGGGAGAGACTGCGGACACGCTCGAGTCTGTGAGGCTGGCACGTTCTAAAGGAGCGAAGATTCTGGCGGTCACCAACGTCGTCGGCTCGACATTGATGAGGGAATCCGATTTCACACTCCTGTTGAACGCCGGACCGGAGATCAGCGTCGCCGCGACGAAGAGTTATGTGACACAGCTCGTGCTTCTGTACCTGCTCGGATTGAAGATCGTTGAACTCAAAGGCGAATGGAATGAAAACACTGCAAGGATCCTCGACGGTCTTTTGAGGCTCCCGGAAGTGCTGGACGCGACGCTCAGCAGGGCCGAGCAGATAAGGGAAGTGGCTCTGAAGTACAAAGGTTTTCAACACTTCATGTACATAGGAAGAGGCATCGGTTATCCCACAGCGCTCGAAGGCGCCCTGAAGCTCAAGGAGATCAGCTACATCCATGCGACTGCTTACCCTGCGGGCGAACTGAAACACGGACCGATAGCGCTGCTCGGACCGGATTTTCCAGTTTTCGCGATTTCGCCGTGCGATGTCCTGTACAACAAGGTGAAGAACAACATGATAGAGTGCAAGGCACGAAAGGCAAAACTGATCGCACTCACCAGCGACGATTGCGAAGATGTGAACGAGATCGCCGACGACGTGCTGAGCGTGAACACCTACCATGAACAGCTCTATCCTGTGCTGATGGCTCCAGTGATCCAGCTGTTCGCCTACTACATAGCGGACAGTTTGGGACACGATCCGGACAAACCGAGGAATCTGGCGAAGAGCGTGACCGTGGAGTGA
- the fba gene encoding class II fructose-1,6-bisphosphate aldolase, with translation MPLVSSKEMFQKAYGKYAIGAFNVNNMEILQGVIEAAKEERAPVILQISAGARKYAKQVYLIKLIQAALEDAPDIPICVHLDHGDSFELCKAVIDTGFFTSVMIDGSHLPFEENVKLTKQVVDYAHARGVVVEGELGRLIGVEEHVVVSEREAFMTDPDKAEEFVERTNVDSLAIAIGTSHGAYKFKGEPRLDFDRLREIASRLPGFPLVLHGASSVLPEFVEKVNKYGGKIEGAQGVPEEMIRKATTMGICKVNIDTDLRLAMTATIREVFALHPEEFDPRKYLGPAREAIKQVVKHKMRNVLGCSGQA, from the coding sequence ATGCCACTCGTCAGTTCGAAGGAGATGTTTCAAAAAGCCTACGGCAAGTACGCCATAGGTGCGTTCAACGTCAACAACATGGAGATCCTTCAGGGTGTCATTGAAGCCGCGAAGGAAGAGAGAGCCCCCGTGATACTTCAGATCTCCGCCGGTGCGCGCAAGTACGCCAAGCAGGTTTATCTGATCAAGCTGATCCAGGCCGCCTTGGAAGACGCACCCGACATCCCCATCTGTGTCCATCTGGATCATGGAGATTCTTTCGAACTGTGCAAGGCCGTCATAGACACCGGCTTCTTCACTTCAGTCATGATCGATGGTTCGCACCTTCCTTTCGAGGAGAACGTCAAGCTCACGAAGCAGGTCGTCGATTACGCGCACGCACGCGGTGTCGTGGTTGAAGGGGAACTGGGAAGGCTCATTGGTGTTGAAGAACACGTCGTGGTGAGCGAAAGGGAAGCCTTCATGACGGATCCAGACAAGGCGGAGGAGTTCGTCGAGAGAACGAACGTCGATTCGCTCGCGATAGCGATCGGAACGAGCCACGGTGCGTACAAGTTCAAAGGAGAGCCCAGGCTCGATTTCGACAGACTCAGAGAGATCGCCAGCAGATTACCCGGCTTTCCATTAGTGCTCCACGGGGCTTCCAGCGTCCTTCCAGAGTTCGTAGAGAAAGTGAACAAGTACGGCGGAAAGATCGAGGGTGCCCAAGGTGTACCCGAGGAGATGATCCGAAAGGCCACCACGATGGGTATCTGCAAGGTGAACATAGACACCGACCTGAGGCTCGCGATGACCGCGACGATCAGAGAAGTCTTCGCACTGCATCCCGAGGAGTTCGACCCGAGGAAGTATCTGGGACCAGCGCGCGAGGCGATAAAACAGGTTGTGAAGCACAAGATGAGGAACGTCCTTGGTTGCAGCGGTCAAGCTTGA
- the fliF gene encoding flagellar basal-body MS-ring/collar protein FliF — protein sequence MEFLKKVREFITRLLEKWKALPTASKVLFGGIIVSIFVVIVIMTVLLTAPGYVPLVSGLSEEQAGYIVQQLDAMGIKYRVEPGRILISKKYNVYELRMRLASAGILGPTTRGFEILDQQSLGATSFDRQVRYQIALQGELERSIMTISGVKSARVHLTLPKYTYYVRGEMTEPRASVLVVLEPGKDLTQQQIKGIMQLVAGAVEGLKLENVRVIDQYSRVLSDRVTTSTEMLVAADRTELKMNLESYYAKKVKQTLEAVFGVGRVEVIPDVKLDWEKIERQITKYEPIGRQGGLVRSQEQETEKSVNMPPAGGPVGTESNIPPTYPSLTQQETSTYERTKTITNYELSSIVENIVQNREGEIRSVSLSVIIDASSTVFSGFNEAEMNRWAKIVSDLIEKGIGASATDQSLSVSVAFLPFDRSVEEEFRKSQLEMERRRRYTTMMVGLVLLAGLSFMLVYLIILQVRRVKARKALEARKVRMEEELKRMFEEEKVKEVAVSPEEKAMQELRENLEKVFRQDPAEVASIIKLWLAERGT from the coding sequence CTGGAATTTCTCAAGAAAGTCAGGGAGTTCATCACCAGGCTCCTCGAAAAGTGGAAGGCCCTGCCGACGGCGAGCAAGGTTCTGTTCGGAGGCATCATCGTTTCTATCTTCGTTGTCATCGTGATCATGACAGTTCTGCTCACCGCACCGGGTTACGTACCACTGGTGAGTGGCCTGTCCGAAGAACAGGCAGGCTACATAGTCCAGCAACTCGACGCCATGGGTATCAAGTACAGAGTCGAACCTGGCAGGATTCTGATTTCCAAGAAGTACAACGTCTACGAACTTCGTATGAGACTCGCCTCAGCGGGGATACTGGGACCGACAACGAGGGGCTTTGAAATTCTGGACCAGCAAAGCCTCGGTGCGACCAGCTTCGACAGGCAGGTTCGCTACCAGATAGCCCTGCAGGGAGAACTGGAAAGGAGCATCATGACGATCTCCGGGGTGAAGAGCGCACGCGTTCATTTGACGCTTCCCAAGTACACCTACTACGTGCGCGGCGAGATGACAGAACCAAGAGCGTCGGTGCTCGTGGTTCTGGAACCAGGAAAGGATCTGACCCAGCAGCAGATCAAGGGAATCATGCAGCTGGTCGCGGGTGCGGTTGAAGGGCTCAAGCTCGAAAATGTGCGCGTGATCGATCAGTACTCCCGCGTGTTGAGTGATAGGGTCACGACTTCGACGGAGATGCTCGTTGCAGCGGACAGAACTGAGCTGAAAATGAACCTTGAAAGCTATTACGCTAAGAAAGTCAAGCAAACTCTCGAAGCCGTGTTCGGGGTTGGCAGGGTCGAAGTGATTCCGGACGTAAAACTGGACTGGGAGAAGATCGAGCGGCAGATTACGAAATACGAGCCAATCGGCAGACAGGGTGGTTTGGTCAGGAGCCAGGAGCAGGAGACTGAAAAGAGTGTGAACATGCCGCCGGCGGGTGGCCCTGTGGGTACAGAATCGAACATTCCTCCCACCTATCCGAGCCTCACCCAGCAGGAAACGTCCACGTACGAGAGGACCAAGACGATCACGAATTACGAGCTCAGTTCGATAGTCGAGAACATCGTGCAGAACAGGGAAGGCGAGATACGCTCCGTATCCCTCTCGGTGATCATCGATGCTTCATCGACGGTTTTCAGCGGTTTCAACGAGGCTGAGATGAACAGGTGGGCCAAGATCGTTTCGGACCTGATCGAGAAGGGTATAGGTGCCAGCGCCACGGACCAGAGTTTGTCCGTGTCTGTGGCGTTCCTTCCGTTCGACAGGAGCGTGGAAGAGGAGTTCAGGAAGAGTCAGCTGGAAATGGAGCGACGCAGAAGGTACACGACGATGATGGTGGGTCTCGTCCTGCTCGCGGGCCTGTCGTTCATGCTGGTGTATTTGATCATCTTGCAGGTCAGACGTGTCAAAGCGAGGAAGGCTCTCGAGGCGAGAAAGGTGAGAATGGAAGAAGAGCTGAAACGAATGTTCGAAGAAGAGAAGGTGAAAGAGGTGGCAGTTTCTCCAGAAGAGAAAGCCATGCAGGAACTGCGTGAGAATCTGGAGAAGGTGTTCAGACAGGATCCCGCAGAGGTCGCGAGCATCATAAAACTCTGGTTGGCTGAGAGAGGGACCTGA
- a CDS encoding TldD/PmbA family protein has product MQEKLEKLLDFLKSKGARYADVRYEEHVRQELYVENGVLKSFTHSVDIGTGIRVLYGNGWGFAATDERGEAALEKAALRALEIAMASNKRSNKEVHLAPEPVHRAAFKSPVMKDPFLVSDAEKIELLKAATLKMKENPRIVRATGSMVFRRIDKLFLSTEGSVINQEIYISGAGIEADAIGESGFQRRSYPASFGGDHATRGWEFVEEMELLEHAPKVADEAAALVDAPEIEPGEYDIVISGNQLALQIHESCGHPSELDRVMGSELSFAGGSFLTLDKLGKLKYGSEHVSITADATIPGGLGSFGFDDEGVQAQKSYIVRNGLFVGYLMDRQTAAELNLRSNGAARADSWSHPPIIRMTNINLLPGSYTLEELIAGIDYGFLLDTNKSWSIDDLRLNFQFATEIAYEIKAGKLTGRIFKNPVYYDITPNFWNKCDGVANESYWHVWGVPNCGKGQPMQVMYVGHGAAPARFRRVKVGVKK; this is encoded by the coding sequence ATGCAGGAGAAGTTGGAAAAGCTGCTCGATTTTCTGAAGTCCAAGGGTGCCAGGTACGCCGATGTCCGCTACGAGGAGCACGTCAGACAGGAACTGTACGTGGAGAATGGCGTGCTGAAAAGTTTCACACACTCCGTTGATATCGGCACGGGCATAAGGGTGCTGTACGGGAACGGTTGGGGGTTTGCGGCGACGGACGAGCGTGGAGAAGCGGCGCTGGAAAAAGCTGCGTTGAGGGCCCTCGAAATAGCGATGGCGTCAAACAAAAGGTCGAACAAGGAAGTTCACCTCGCACCCGAACCAGTTCACAGAGCTGCGTTCAAATCACCCGTGATGAAGGATCCTTTCCTGGTGAGCGACGCGGAGAAGATCGAACTGCTCAAAGCGGCGACTTTGAAAATGAAAGAGAATCCAAGAATAGTTCGCGCCACAGGTTCGATGGTCTTTCGAAGGATCGACAAGTTGTTCTTGAGCACCGAAGGTTCCGTTATAAACCAGGAGATATACATTTCCGGTGCGGGTATCGAGGCAGATGCGATCGGAGAGAGCGGTTTTCAGAGAAGGTCTTATCCTGCCAGTTTCGGTGGCGACCACGCAACGCGGGGATGGGAGTTCGTGGAAGAGATGGAACTGCTCGAGCACGCACCGAAGGTCGCCGACGAGGCCGCGGCACTCGTGGACGCACCGGAGATAGAACCTGGCGAGTACGACATCGTCATCTCCGGTAACCAGCTGGCTTTGCAGATACACGAGTCGTGTGGACATCCGAGCGAGCTCGACAGGGTCATGGGTTCCGAGCTCAGCTTCGCCGGTGGAAGCTTTTTGACCCTCGACAAGCTCGGAAAACTCAAATACGGTAGCGAGCACGTCAGCATAACGGCGGACGCCACGATTCCGGGTGGGCTTGGGAGCTTCGGTTTCGACGACGAAGGCGTGCAAGCACAGAAAAGCTACATCGTGCGTAACGGACTGTTCGTGGGTTATCTGATGGACAGACAGACCGCAGCTGAGCTCAATCTGAGATCCAACGGTGCCGCGCGGGCAGACAGCTGGTCTCATCCACCCATAATAAGGATGACGAACATCAACCTGCTTCCCGGAAGCTACACGCTCGAAGAGTTGATCGCAGGTATAGACTACGGTTTTCTGCTCGACACGAACAAGAGCTGGTCCATAGACGATTTGAGATTGAACTTCCAGTTCGCGACCGAGATCGCCTACGAAATAAAGGCCGGGAAACTCACGGGAAGGATCTTCAAGAATCCCGTTTACTACGACATCACGCCGAACTTCTGGAACAAGTGCGACGGAGTGGCAAACGAGTCGTACTGGCACGTGTGGGGTGTGCCGAACTGCGGCAAGGGTCAACCCATGCAGGTGATGTACGTCGGTCATGGAGCAGCGCCGGCCAGGTTCAGGAGAGTGAAGGTAGGTGTTAAAAAATGA
- the rpmF gene encoding 50S ribosomal protein L32 encodes MANPKQKRSRSRTHMKRAKTYRAIRVPMAVCPNCGQPKLPHRVCLHCGYYNGRQILEIAE; translated from the coding sequence GTGGCGAACCCAAAACAGAAGAGATCGAGATCGAGGACCCACATGAAGAGGGCAAAGACCTACAGGGCGATACGCGTGCCGATGGCCGTGTGCCCGAACTGTGGACAGCCAAAGTTGCCCCACAGGGTTTGCCTGCACTGCGGTTATTACAACGGCAGACAGATCCTCGAGATAGCGGAGTGA